From one Dysidea avara chromosome 9, odDysAvar1.4, whole genome shotgun sequence genomic stretch:
- the LOC136266287 gene encoding cytochrome P450 3A56-like: protein MFLLLSILLVLVLVIVYLFYSHYYWPYKIQAKKFSCITGPAPEFVFGNLRQVLKGEYAPKVYEEWHKKYSQTYLMYFGIMPVIITQDTRVIKDVLVKHFDIFSDRTQSSCNILKFLLKYNKSLPTIGGEKWKQMRRMISPNFTGKKLRDLAMTMDKSCDNLKEAMVKASSKADSIDVTEHFNAFSIEFILCTVLGRQCNLQNGSNELSNVIVETLQKTFGNLYGQEKVFAFLSHFPMLAPVVKQFVSTSSLARQWDPLQDVAAKIVKERKETKTQSRKDLLQFLVDAEDDSTKDGTNKLTEEEIIATTLVIVLSGVLHHFTYTAYLLALHPNVQDKLITEINSYFDANPDATLYDAAENIEYAEMMLREVFRLYPGINMLARMCSKTCTVSNGIVIPKDTVVYIPIHNLHHNPDYWPDPEKFDPERFGRNPEVPYDPFAFVPFGEGPRMCPGKRLAHIKIKMAIINLLKDYKFVRAVDTEVPLEVENHFQVCPLRHLQLAITKI from the coding sequence ATGTTTTTACTGCTTTCAATTTTACTAGTACTAGTATTGGTGATAGTCTATCTATTTTACAGTCACTACTATTGGCCCTACAAGATACAAGCTAAGAAGTTCAGCTGTATCACTGGCCCGGCACCAGAATTCGTATTCGGAAATCTTCGACAGGTCTTAAAAGGAGAGTATGCACCCAAAGTCTATGAGGAATGGCACAAAAAGTATAGTCAAACTTACTTGATGTATTTCGGTATAATGCCAGTTATAATTACTCAAGACACTCGTGTTATTAAGGATGTATTGGTGAAACATTTTGATATCTTTTCTGATCGCACTCAATCTTCTTGTAACatactaaaatttttgctgaaatATAACAAATCTCTGCCCACCATTGGTGGAGAAAAATGGAAACAAATGAGACGAATGATTTCACCAAATTTCACTGGTAAAAAGCTACGAGATCTTGCGATGACTATGGACAAAAGCTGTGACAACCTCAAAGAGGCTATGGTTAAAGCTTCTAGTAAGGCAGATAGTATTGATGTCACTGAGCATTTCAATGCTTTCTCTATAGAATTCATTTTGTGTACTGTGTTAGGTAGACAGTGTAACCTTCAAAATGGATCAAATGAACTTTCCAATGTCATTGTGGAAACACTGCAGAAAACTTTTGGGAATTTGTACGGCCAAGAAAAAGTGTTTGCATTTCTTTCTCATTTTCCAATGCTAGCACCAGTTGTGAAACAATTTGTTTCCACATCGTCATTAGCAAGGCAGTGGGACCCACTTCAAGATGTAGCTGCTAAAATTGtaaaagaaagaaaagaaacCAAGACACAATCCAGGAAAGACCTCCTGCAATTTCTTGTTGATGCTGAAGATGATTCTACAAAGGACGGTACTAACAAACTAACTGAAGAAGAAATCATTGCTACAACCCTTGTGATAGTATTATCAGGTGTTCTTCATCACTTTACTTACACAGCTTACCTGTTAGCACTTCATCCTAATGTACAAGACAAACTGATCACAGAGATCAACAGTTATTTTGATGCCAACCCTGATGCTACACTTTATGATGCAGCAGAGAATATAGAATATGCTGAAATGATGTTACGTGAGGTATTCAGGCTATATCCTGGTATAAACATGTTGGCACGAATGTGTTCAAAGACTTGCACAGTTAGCAATGGTATCGTGATTCCTAAAGACACTGTGGTATACATACCCATACATAACTTACATCATAACCCTGATTACTGGCCTGACCCTGAGAAATTTGATCCTGAGCGATTTGGTCGTAACCCTGAGGTCCCCTATGATCCATTTGCCTTTGTTCCCTTTGGAGAAGGGCCAAGGATGTGTCCTGGTAAGCGACTGGCTCATATCAAAATAAAAATGGCCATCATCAACCTACTCAAGGATTACAAGTTTGTGAGAGCTGTCGATACTGAAGTTCCACTCGAAGTTGAAAACCATTTTCAAGTTTGCCCGCTCAGACACCTACAACTTGCTATTACAAAGATATAA